The Metabacillus litoralis genome contains a region encoding:
- the uraH gene encoding hydroxyisourate hydrolase, whose translation MIGLTTHILDLTHGTPAAGVDIQLMRIVDSTHTLIKTAITNEDGRLNEPLLSGEEMMAGEYELLFFIGDYFRGMEVLLSEPPFLNKISVRFGISDPDSHYHVPLLVSPWGYQVYRGS comes from the coding sequence ATGATAGGTCTGACAACACATATATTGGATTTAACACATGGGACACCGGCTGCGGGTGTAGACATTCAATTAATGAGGATTGTTGATTCAACACACACTTTAATAAAAACAGCTATAACAAATGAAGATGGTCGCTTAAATGAACCGCTTTTATCTGGTGAAGAAATGATGGCGGGTGAATATGAGTTACTATTTTTTATCGGAGACTATTTTAGGGGTATGGAAGTTTTGTTATCAGAACCTCCATTTCTAAATAAAATATCAGTGCGATTTGGGATATCAGATCCTGATTCACATTATCATGTACCGTTGCTTGTTTCTCCTTGGGGGTATCAAGTGTACAGAGGAAGTTAA